Genomic window (Streptomyces sp. NBC_00078):
GTAGGCCCAGGGAGTCTCGTCGGGGCCCACGTCGTGGGCGGCGCCGTCGATCGGGTACAGGTGCATGGTCGACTGGACCGTCGGCGCCTCGGCACCGAACTTGGCGTGGAGTTCGACGGCCTCGTCCGGGATCTCGTTGACGAAGTCGGCGCGCCAATACCACTGGTGGCCCGGAGGGTAGAGCCCGTCGAACATGCCCTGCAGCTCGGGGTGGGGCATCGGGCCGACCGCGTGCAGCATCGGTGTGGGCAGGGCGTCGAGCAGCGGGGCCATCTCGCGGGCGGCGGCCTCGGTGTCGTCGCCGGTGTAGCACCAGACGACGCCGGCCGTCTTGCGCATCTGGATGTCCTCGGGGAACGGCGGGGCCGGCGGGACGGTGCCGTACAGGAAGAAGGCGTTGAGGTCGCGGACCGGCGAGGCGCCACCACGACGCGTGCCGCCGGACGATGTCACACTCCGGGGCCCTGGACCCTCTTGAGTGCTGACACCTGGCAGACACGTGCGGGAGGCCTTTCATGGACACCGGTACCCGGACCGCGGACACCCACGAGATCGAACTGTCCGCGGGCACGATCGCGTACGAGGACACCGGCGGCGACGGTCCCGTGCTGGTGCTGCTGCACGGACTGATGATGGACGCCTCGCTGTGGGAGGGGCCGGTGGCCGACCTGTCCGCCGACCACCGGTGCGTCGCCCCGACCCTGCCCCTGGGAGCGCACCGTCACCCGATGCGCGCCGACGCGGAGCTGTCGCTGCCGATGGCGGCGCGGCTCGTCGCCGAGTTCCTGGATCGGCTGGACCTGCGAGAGGTCACCCTGGTCGGGAACGACACCGGCGGGGCGCTCGTGCAGTTCGTCATGGCCGACGGCGATGACCGGGTGGGGCGGGCGGTGCTCGTGTCCTGCGACGCGTTCGACAACTTCCCACCGGGGCTGACCGGCCGGGTCCTGGTGGCCACCGGTCGTCTCTCGCCGCGTCTGTTCGGGCTGTTCATGCAGCAGATGAGGGTGCGGTTCGTGCGCCGTCTGCCGATCGCGTTCGGCCGGCTGACCAAGCGGGGCGACGCGGCCTGCGCGCGCTGGATGCGGCCGGTGCTGGGGCAGCCGGACATCCGCCGGGACGCCGTACGCCTGTTGCGTACGGCGGACCGGGCGACCCGTCGCCTGCTGGAAGCCACCGCGGAGCGCCTGCCGCTCTTCGACCGGCCTGCCCTGGTGGTCTGGGCGAGCGAGGACCGGGTGATGCCGCCCGAGCACGGCCGGCGCCTCGCCGCACTGCTGCCCGAGGGCCGGCTGGTCGAGGTGGACGACGGGTACACGCTGCTCCCCCTGGACCGGCCGGCGGAACTGGCCCGCATCATCCGGGAGTTCGTCCGTTCCACGGATGCGTCACGGACGCGGGCCACGACGCCGAAGGATGACCGGGGCCGGCCAGGTCCGACCGTGTGACGCCCTGCGCCGGGACGCGAGCGGGCCGGTCGCCGGGTGCAGGGGAGGCACGGGGCGGAGCGGGGCCCTCGTCACGAAGGAGTCAGCGGAAGGTCGTCCGTAAACGCGTTGACGGGCGGCGGGATGCGTTCGGTGCGGTGGATGTCGAGGGCCGCCGTCGCGGACTTCGTGCCGAGCGTTCCTCTCGGGTGCCAGTTTCCGGTGACGGCCAGCCAGGTGTTGGCGGGCGGTGCGGGAGTCCCGTACATCCGCACCTTGACCGACTGGGAGTCGGCCGCGCAGCAGGTGAAGATGATCCGGGTCAGATACCAGCCGCCGCCCGGTCCTGCGGGGGTGACGAATCCGGTCATGCTGATGCTGCGGCCCCTGATGGCCTGTTCGCGGTCCTGCTGGACCCGGGCGGTGAAGTCCGTGAGAGTCAGCGGCAGGGGTGTGGTCGCGGGCAGCGGGTCGAACCGCTGCTCATGCTTCACGGCCTTGTTTTTCGCGTGCGAGGCCGTGTACGCGCCGAGGGCGGGCGGAGCGTAGAAGAGCAGGCTGAGCGCGGGCACGAACAGCAGCCAGGCGATGCGGGGGGCGGTGGAGTGGTCGTGCCCGTGATCGTGTTCGTGCCTGTGGTCGTCTTCGTGGTCGGGGGCGTGCTCGTGGTTGGGGGCGCGGTCATCGTCGGGGGCGTGTCCCTGGTCGTCGTCTTCCGGGTCCGTGTGGTCCAGCGCGGCACCCGTGAGGCCCAGCAGCAGGAGCAGTACGCCGGAGGCGATGAGCAGGGGGCGCAGGCCCTCCTTGACGTAGCGCAGACAGAGGTCGCTGAACAGGGCGGTGTGCAGCAGCCCCAGGCCGGTCAGGACGAGCAGGAGGACCTGTACATGGCGCTTCACAGCAGCGCGCCTCCGATCACACCGCTCGCGACGACGGCGACGGCCGTCGTCGCGGTGGAGAAGCGGAGTGCGAAGGCCCGGCCGAACGTGCCCGTCTGAAGGGCGATCAGCTTCAGGTCGACCATCGGTCCGACCACCATGAAGGCCAGCCGGGCGGTGGGCGAGAAGCCGGTGAGGGAGGCTGCGACGAAGGCGTCGGCCTCCGAGCAGACGGCGAGCAGGACGGCGAGACCGGCCAGGAAGAGCACCGACAGCCAGGGCGAGCCGGAGAAGGTGTCGAGGACCGAGCTCGGCACCGCCACGTTGAACGTGGCCGCGGCCATGGCGCCCAGCACCAGGAAGCCGCCGGCGTGCAGGAAGTCGTGCCGGAAGCCGAGGCGGAACTCCTTCCAGCGGCTGTGGCCCGGCCGGTGGCCGGTGTGCCGGACGGCGGGGCGCAGCCACTCCTCGCGTCCCAGCCACAGCCACAGCCAGCCCATCGCGGCCGCGGTGAGGAGGGAGGCGACCAGTCGGGCCGCGACCATGGCGGGGTTTCCCGGGAAGGCGACGGCCGTGGCGGTGAGCACGATCGGGTTGATCGCGGGAGCGGAGAGGAGGAAGGCGAAGGCCGCGGCCGGGTTGACGCCGCGGCGGATCAGACTGTTCGCGACCGGCACCGAGGCGCACTCGCAGCCCGGCAGCACGACGCCCGCGAGGCCGGCCACCGGGACCGCGAGTGCGGGGCGCCTGGGCAGGATCCTGGTGAACAGGTCGGCCGGTACGAAGGCGTTGATCGCCCCCGACAGGGCCGTACCCAGAAGAAGGAAAGGCAGCGCCTGGACGGTGATGGCCAGACAGACCGTGCGCCAGGCCGCGACAGCGGGCTGGCGCAGCCATCCTCCGCCGGTGAGCACGAGCACCGCCACCAGGCCGGCCGCCGTGGCGATGCCGACGGACGGGGGCCATCTGGTGAGGTGCCGTCTCGGGTGAGCGTCCGGCGCGACGATCACCGAGGGGGGCGCCACATCAACCAGTTCATCCGTTTTTTGCATTTTTACTCCGGATGTCGGATTCCGTGGCGAAGATAAGCCAGACCTCCTCCCCGCACGGTGCGCACACGCCGCCCGGCGCTCAACCGACCGCGATGCGATCGTCCGAGGACGGGCGCCGGGATGTCGCCGCCGGCGCCTTCCGCCGGAGGACCGGCACGACGACCCCGCCGGACGGCCGCCTGTGGCCGCCTCCGTGGAACAGGGCCAGGACGATCGCGGCACCGACCGCTATCAGGTGCTCCCGGCCGGCCAGATTGGGTACGGCGATCGACTCCCACACCATGGACCCGCCGGTGAGCGTGAACACGATGGGAGCGCGGCGGACGACGGCGACATAGGTGAACAGGCCCACCACGGCCGCGGAGGGTCCGGTGTCCAGCACCTGCCCGATCTCACGCGGCAGGCCCAGCCCACCCCAGCCGGGACCGAGCGCGATCATCACGCGCGCCAGGACGGTGCCGGCCAGCGTGGTCGCGTACGCGACGGCGAGCGTCCTGGCCCGGCCGAGTGCGAGTTCGGCGAGCGCGAACGCGAGGAACAACTGCGTGATCCCCGCCCACACGGGCAGATCCGGGGCCGGGACGTACAGCGACACCGGCGTGCGCAGCAGGGCCAGCCACCACGGAAGGTCGGCCTTGACGCCGCCGAGAATCCGGACCACGACGGCACCCGTCGGCCGTTGCGCCAGCGTGTGGAAGAAGATGACGCCGAGTGCGGCCACGAACGCGAGGGACAGTGCGGGCAGCCCGCGCCTTCGGAGTTGCCGCACGGGATCGACCACGATGCCGTTCCACTCGCCCCGCAGCGTGCGCCCCAGGAACACCGCCACCCGCCACGCTTCGCGAAGCAGCCGCCCCTGCCCGGAACGGTCTGCCCGGGCGTACAACAGTCCGGCGGTGCGCACCCTGTCCGCAACACCGCCGACGCACCGTATCCCGCTGCGAAGCAAAACGCCCCCTGACCGGGTAGAAGTGGCCCACGCCGCGCAGGGCGAGACCACTCCGTCCGGGGGCTACGCCCGGCGGCGGGGCTTCCTGCGCTTGGCGCCCTTGGAGACGCCGGATCCACTGCGAGGGTTCCGTCCGGTCGTCTTGGCGGCCGTGGGCTTGCGCCGGACGGCGGCCGTGTCGCCCACCTTGTCCTGGGACTCCGGCGCAGTCGCCGTGCGGCCCCGGGAGCTGTTGACCGTGCGGCCGCGGACGATGCCGATGAAGTCCTCGACCATGTCCGTGGTCGCCTCCTCGGGCCAGACCAGGGCGACGCCCGAGCCGGGGCCGTCCACGAGCGGCCGGTAGGTGAGGTCCCTGCGGTGGTGGAGGCGGGCCAGGGACTGGGGGACGATCAGGAGGCCGATGCCCGCCGCTACGAGTTCGACGGCGTCCTCCGTGGTGGCGGGGCGCTCGAAGGCGGGCTCTCCCGGCGGCCGGTCCCAGTCGAAGACGTCGTCGAGCGGGTGGAGGACGACCTCCTCCGCGAGGTCCTCGACGCTCACCTCGTCCGCCGCGGTGATCAGGTGGTCCTTGGGGACCATGACGACCGTGGTCTCGGTGTAGAGAGGGATGGCGCTGAAGAACGTACGGTCCACCGGCAGCCGCAGGAGTCCCGCGTCGGCGTCACCGGCGCGCAGTGCGCCGGACGCCTCGGCGGCCGGTACGGCGAGGAGGGTCAGGGGGATGTCGGGCAGGCGCTCGTTCCAGATCCGCACCCACTTGGCGGGCGTCGCTCCCGGGACGTACGCGAGCCGGAACGTCTGGGATGCTTCCGTGCCTGTCACCCCGCCAGGCTACCGGCCGTGGTCGGAGGTCTCGAACGCGCTCGATACCCTGGGCACCATGATGTCGCACCAGACCACCCAGACCATGAAGCCCGCGACCGCGGCGAAGAAGCTGGGTGTGTACCTCGAGGCCACCCCCGCCGAGTTCCGTGAGGGTGTCGTCTCGCGCGCCCAGCTCGACCAGCTCCAGGCCGAGCCGCCCGAGTGGCTGCGCGAGCTTCGGGCCAATGGGCCGCACCCGCGTCCGGTGGTCGCGGCGAAGCTCGGCGTCTCCATCGCGGGCCTTGCGCGCGGCGGGGTCACCGAGCCGCTCACCACGGACCAGATCGACGCACTGAAGCAGGAACAGCCCGAGTGGCTGCAGAAGGAGCGTGCCACCCAGGCCGAGGTCCGCAAGGAGGGGGCACGCATCAAGAAGCGGAACGCCGAGCGCGAGCAGCAGAGCGACGGACCGCGTTCCTGACTTCGTCCGCGAGTTCTTCCGCCGACAGCGTCAGTTCGCGACGGTCGGTCGCCGTCCGGATTCGCTGCGTACACAACCCGCGGATCTGACGGAACGTCACGACGAAGGTCACAAAAGCGTATCGGACATTTCGGCCTCCAACCTTCACACGAGTCACACAAGTTGGCTAGTTTGGCAGCAGGCCGCACGAGACCTTCCGGCGAACCCCGTCGGGACGCGCGGCCTCCGCCGAGTCCGGTGTGCCCTTGCGGCAGCCGGAGCCGAGGACCCGACCGAACGATGGGGTGAATCGGCCCAACCGCCCGCAAGGGCAAGGGCCGTAGGGCATGCCTTCCGGAATCGACCGCCCGAACCCGACAGCTGACTCGGTAGGCGGAGTACGGAAGGAGTACGGCTCCCATGGCGCCGGAACGATCGTCGCGTCCCGGAGGCTTCGGCCTTCCCAGTATGCGCAACTCCGCTCTCGCGACCGCGGCCCTCACCTCGGTGGCCCTGTTCTCGCAGACCGCCGACGCCGCGCCGATGAAGGCGGACGAGGGCCCCAGCCGCGAAGACGTCCGGCAGCGGGTGAGCAGCCTCTACGACCAGGCCGAGTCCGATACCGGCCTCCACAACATCACCCGGGCGCAGTCGGCGGGTGTGCGGGGCCGCGGCGTTCCGGCGAGCGGTGGCCGGACGCCGGATCCCGACACGGACGACATCACCCGGCAGTGGTTCGCCGGGGCGCGCTCGTCACTGGGCCCGACGGCCCCGGCCGTCCTGCCGGCCGACCGTACGCCCGCCCGGCGCACGCCGGCCCGCCGGGCCGGGACACCGCCCGAGCGCGCCGTGGCACCGGCACCGGCGCCTGAGATCCGCACCGGCCGTGAGTTGGAGGCGGCCGCCCGGCCCGCGCTCGAGCTGCCCGCCGGCCAGACCCAGCAGGGTCCCGTGGCCGAGCTGACGGCCGCCCCCACGGCGGCACTGCCCGCCGTACCGGGACAGCGGCAAGGATCTTCCATGGCCACGCCCGCAGCCGCTCCCGAATCGAAGCAGACGTCGCTGCGCAGCTCCAAGCGGCACAACCAGCGCAAGATCGCGGCGGCCAGCGAGCTGCTGTACAGGTACACCGCCCGGCAGACGTCCGTGGCGCCGCTCACGGCCGCCCCCTCCCAGCCGCTCCAACTGCCCCAACTCCCCCGGGCTGCCGCCCCCTGGGAGGAGCAGGCGCTCCGCGCGACCGAGGAGGCATGGCGACTGCAGCAGCCGTCGGTACTCGACACGGGCGTGCCACCGGCCGGGGACCGGCGCCTCCAGCCTTCCGCCCTCGACACCGGAGTCCCCGCGGCCGAGGACTGGCGCCTCCAGCCCTACGCCCTCGACACCAGGGCCCCCGCAACCGACGACTGGCGGATGCAGCCTTCCGTCCTCGACACCGGAGTCCCCGTCGTCGAGACTCGTGTCGGCACCAAGGCCGACCGGGCCGTGACCTTCGCCCGTGCCCAGATCGGC
Coding sequences:
- a CDS encoding alpha/beta fold hydrolase, which produces MDTGTRTADTHEIELSAGTIAYEDTGGDGPVLVLLHGLMMDASLWEGPVADLSADHRCVAPTLPLGAHRHPMRADAELSLPMAARLVAEFLDRLDLREVTLVGNDTGGALVQFVMADGDDRVGRAVLVSCDAFDNFPPGLTGRVLVATGRLSPRLFGLFMQQMRVRFVRRLPIAFGRLTKRGDAACARWMRPVLGQPDIRRDAVRLLRTADRATRRLLEATAERLPLFDRPALVVWASEDRVMPPEHGRRLAALLPEGRLVEVDDGYTLLPLDRPAELARIIREFVRSTDASRTRATTPKDDRGRPGPTV
- a CDS encoding TIGR03943 family protein, with amino-acid sequence MKRHVQVLLLVLTGLGLLHTALFSDLCLRYVKEGLRPLLIASGVLLLLLGLTGAALDHTDPEDDDQGHAPDDDRAPNHEHAPDHEDDHRHEHDHGHDHSTAPRIAWLLFVPALSLLFYAPPALGAYTASHAKNKAVKHEQRFDPLPATTPLPLTLTDFTARVQQDREQAIRGRSISMTGFVTPAGPGGGWYLTRIIFTCCAADSQSVKVRMYGTPAPPANTWLAVTGNWHPRGTLGTKSATAALDIHRTERIPPPVNAFTDDLPLTPS
- a CDS encoding permease, which translates into the protein MQKTDELVDVAPPSVIVAPDAHPRRHLTRWPPSVGIATAAGLVAVLVLTGGGWLRQPAVAAWRTVCLAITVQALPFLLLGTALSGAINAFVPADLFTRILPRRPALAVPVAGLAGVVLPGCECASVPVANSLIRRGVNPAAAFAFLLSAPAINPIVLTATAVAFPGNPAMVAARLVASLLTAAAMGWLWLWLGREEWLRPAVRHTGHRPGHSRWKEFRLGFRHDFLHAGGFLVLGAMAAATFNVAVPSSVLDTFSGSPWLSVLFLAGLAVLLAVCSEADAFVAASLTGFSPTARLAFMVVGPMVDLKLIALQTGTFGRAFALRFSTATTAVAVVASGVIGGALL
- a CDS encoding LysR family substrate-binding domain-containing protein, translating into MTGTEASQTFRLAYVPGATPAKWVRIWNERLPDIPLTLLAVPAAEASGALRAGDADAGLLRLPVDRTFFSAIPLYTETTVVMVPKDHLITAADEVSVEDLAEEVVLHPLDDVFDWDRPPGEPAFERPATTEDAVELVAAGIGLLIVPQSLARLHHRRDLTYRPLVDGPGSGVALVWPEEATTDMVEDFIGIVRGRTVNSSRGRTATAPESQDKVGDTAAVRRKPTAAKTTGRNPRSGSGVSKGAKRRKPRRRA
- a CDS encoding DUF5997 family protein, with amino-acid sequence MMSHQTTQTMKPATAAKKLGVYLEATPAEFREGVVSRAQLDQLQAEPPEWLRELRANGPHPRPVVAAKLGVSIAGLARGGVTEPLTTDQIDALKQEQPEWLQKERATQAEVRKEGARIKKRNAEREQQSDGPRS
- a CDS encoding C40 family peptidase, with the translated sequence MRNSALATAALTSVALFSQTADAAPMKADEGPSREDVRQRVSSLYDQAESDTGLHNITRAQSAGVRGRGVPASGGRTPDPDTDDITRQWFAGARSSLGPTAPAVLPADRTPARRTPARRAGTPPERAVAPAPAPEIRTGRELEAAARPALELPAGQTQQGPVAELTAAPTAALPAVPGQRQGSSMATPAAAPESKQTSLRSSKRHNQRKIAAASELLYRYTARQTSVAPLTAAPSQPLQLPQLPRAAAPWEEQALRATEEAWRLQQPSVLDTGVPPAGDRRLQPSALDTGVPAAEDWRLQPYALDTRAPATDDWRMQPSVLDTGVPVVETRVGTKADRAVTFARAQIGRPCLWGAVGPESYDNAGLTQASWKAAGVTLPRTPHEQANAGTVIPLAESRPGDLIFFHDNFSHVGLYTGNGLMIHAPGPGSVIREESIHNAGEAAIRIAVRPA